The Chelonoidis abingdonii isolate Lonesome George chromosome 11, CheloAbing_2.0, whole genome shotgun sequence genomic interval TGCACGTGTCCTCACCTGCCCCCTCACTGTCTTCGAGTCACCTTTCTGTCCctggccccacacacacacctggctgGGGGGGCTGCTTCACCCTGCCTTGCTCTGTGTGACTTGGCGGCTGTGCTCTGGGGTGTGGAGGGCAGAAGTGCCGCCATGCCCAGGGAAGGCTCTGAGGCCAGGGCTCCCCCTGTCCCTTCACTTCTAGAGCcaggcagcagagctgtgggtaTTGCAGGAGCTGGGGGCCAGCGGCACAGCCCTTCTGACTGGCAccttgcccccctccctgccccctctatGTGGTTTCCCTGCCTGTCTGAGCTGCAGGTGGCCCAGGCACCCACGCTCCTGGCGGCTACGATGACAGCTGCCTTGGGCCATGGTAACCTCTGTTGTGGGGTCTACACGGGCAGGGATGGGGGCGTGAGTCTCTTCCCCCGTCCTCGCATAGCGTGTGATACAGAGTTGGGTGGGGGCTCTCGTCGAAGGCGCTCTGTGGTCGCCCTCAGTGAGTGACATACGGTGCCGGTGGTCTTGGCTGCAGAAAGGTCAGGGGTGCGTGTAGGGGGAGCTGCGAAAGGGTGACTAACGGCTCGTGGGTGACACCTGCTTGGTGGGCAGAGCATGTGagctggctggggtgtgggggcttcGGGAGAGCCCCCTTCAGCACAGATCCTGTTGGTGAAGCGACTTTACccctggggggcgggagggactccctgcccagctgggccTGGATGGTCAGCCTCCCTTCTCATGCCACCACAATGGCCCCCCAAGGCGCTTGCTCGACTCAAACCTGCTGTCCACTCGGGGTTGTAAATGGGGGCTCTGCGGTGACGTACTCAGTGACACCCCCCAGTCTCCCTCTGTGtctctttcctccccttcctGGTCACCTGAATCCATGAGATTAATTTCTCCGGCTGTGCCCTCCCCTTGGTAAATTGTGGGAGGACTCAACAGCTGTGtgtttccctttccccccaagtGCTGACTTCTTCCTCTTACCCCCCCAGCTCAAACCCCGGAGGCGCCTCCTCGCTGATTGGGGTGGGAAATACGTCACAAGGCAGTGtggcagatgggggtgggggggcacccaTCCTGAACTGCTAGACCCTATTGAGGGTGCCTGTACACGCAAGTGCTGTGGGGTGCGGTTTGATACATGGACAGCTTGGATTTCCCCAGTCCCTTGGTCCTGCTCGTGAGCCTGCCAGTTAATGAGAGCCCAGCTAGTGGGCGATCGGACAGAGCTGGGGCAAGGTGGCATATCTTTGTGCTGAGCACTGGATGGAGCAAAATTCCTGAGCGTGAAATCCACAGTGGGTTTTCCCCCTGGGCTCAGCCTTCCTGGTTAAAGGTCCTGCTGGAGATCTCCAGGTGTTGGGGGAATTCCCCTCTTCCCAGCATCCCCCAGGGATGCTCTGAAATCCCAACCACCTCTCCAGGACTCTTGCAGATAGTTCAGTGGGTTCTTCTTTGCAATCcttctgtggctgcttccccctgGACTGCATCACTGTGCAGGGATTTGGCTCCAGTGCAGCCCTGGGACCCAAAGATCTAACTCAGAAATGGCCACTGAATTGTCAGGGTGTCTGTTTCTGGGGCCCCGGAGTTAGTACCCCCGCCATGGGTGTTTGGGTCCTGGCAGCTCACGTTGACGTTGGTTGGGTTTGTGGGTGCTGAGTGTCTCTGGAAGAAAGTCCAGCCCTGGGTGTCTCACATCAGAGTCTCTGTGGGATGGGAGACCCAGatgtttcctttccccttttaaaGATCAGACATGTTATCTGCCTTTGTTTCGTGGGTGAGTGAGATGGGCCTCCATGCCCAGAAACTGGGTATACCCAGTTCTTGAACAGGGCAAGTAGCCTGCTGAGGAACTGGTCCCAAGCCCTAGCTAAGAAAGAAGTGGGCTTAGCCCCTCTGATCCTTACGTAGCAGTGCTTTGTAGTGGGAGCCCTGAACATGCCAGCTGAGGCATGCCTAGGAGGGCTGCTGTTGATCCAGGTGGGGCAAGGAGCAGCGAAAATGGGGGTGACTCCCTAGCAATGGCTGTGACCTCCTTGGAAAAGAGGGAGTCAGATGACTTTTCTTGGCATTCTGTGTGACCGTCTGCTGGGTCTCTGTCCCCTGCCACCATCTCAGGTGCAGCAGGCTTGGCAGATGCTAGACTAGCTGGGGAAGAGAAGCCTCTTTCAGGCTATAGGGAAATGCAAATGAGCAGCTGTGCCAATGAAAAGGGGTGCGTGTGTCAttgaggtgggggtgggcagaAGGCGTCTGCAGTAACAGCCATAAAGAGTGTGTCAGAGGGTGGATTCCAGCTCCTGCCGCTGGACCTTGTCCTGCTTGGGGGAGGGCTCCCCCACGCCCAGCTTGGGTTAATCTCCTCCTGCACACTGCGGGAAGCGGCTGTGTAGGCAAGTTTATCACCAGGGTGGGGTGGTGACCCTCCTGTTTTTTTGGAAAAGCCGCCTCTGTCAGTTTGCTCCCCTGACACCACGGGTCACGTGGGGACAAGACATGGCAGGCGAGTCCTGCGGGCCCTGAGCTTTAACCTGTCAGGATCCCTGTCCCCCAGTGTCCTGCTGGGGTTCCAGGGATCTGGGAGGAGCTTGCAGCTAGGGACTCCCAAGGAGCGAGGGGGTCCCTCTTCTAAAAGGCTAGGCTTCTCTGTTTTAGCCCCAGCATGCCCCACTTTGCTGGGTTCTTCGCACGCTCCCCCTTTCCTGCTTCTGCTCAGTCAGCTGTCTTGGGAGCTCTCCGGGTGCTGATGCCCATGTGTCTCTGGGATGGCAGTGGGATCCTTCCAGGCCCGTCGGCCTGCTGCGGGAAGCGTGGCCCTTCTGTacatgggctgtggggaggagagagagagcgctCCCGGGTGGAGGGTGAGATTTGGCTTCTGGGCCAAGTACCTACCCCAGAAGCACGCATCCAGCTCCTCACCCCTAAATGATCAAAGTAGCCTTTCAAATCGCACCCCTTGCCCAAAGTCCTGTGATCAGTCTGCTTGGGGTCAGCTCGTGGGGAGCCCACGGGTGCCCCTGTCCAGGGGGACTCCTGTTCCCTCATCGAGTCAGGGGGCCAGAAGCTCATAGCTGGGCAATGGGGAGAAGGCAAAGTCAAACCAGCCTGGAGCTGTCCAGGCCCATTCCTGGCACCTGGAACCGTTCTGCTTCTGCTTTGCAGGGGGCCAGACTTTGCTGGTGCCCCCACCTCAGCCAAGTGCTGCTGCACCGCGACTGAGACTGTGACCCTAAGTCTTCTCTTCTCAGGTCAATGACTTCCTGTCAGGAAGGTCCCCCCTGACGCTGGCCCTGCGGGTCGGCGACCACATGATGTTCgtgcagctccagctggcagcTCAGCAGAGCGGGGGGCAGCTCCAGCATCGGCATGTCATCGCCAGCCGGGGGGAGCCCGGGGCAGCGGccggccccaccccccagtgcaGGACGCTGCACGGAGGGGCCAGCTCCAACTTCGCCCGCATCCCTGTGGTGCCCACCTGCCAGCAGAGCCCCGCCCCCTCAGCACAGGGCACACCCATGTACTGTAACGCCGCCCACCCCGCCCCTGTTACAGCCGGGATGTTCCGGTCGCATGGGGCCAGCACGCAAACGGTTAACAGCAGCGTCGTCTCCTCCTGCTCAGAGGTGAGtctggctttaaaataaaaaaagtctctCAGGTGGGGAGAAAAAAGGGGGGAACTGggcctcaggactcctgggttctattcctggctctggaagtGTGACTGttttctagtggttagaacaaggCCTTGTCTATATCCACTCCTGCCACTGACAGGTCATGTCTCCACttcatgcttcagtttccccatctataaaatgaggatgtTGTGAGGCCTTGCTACGTTTTTTCCAAATGCTGTGAGATCCTAAGGCAAATGGTGGCAGAAAAGAGCATAGTGTTCTTATGTTGGTTTTTTATTGCAAAGTATAAGGCAAAGATCTCCTGCTCTAGATTTTGGCAGGCGGTGGTGGGAGAGAACGTTTCCCTCTGAAAGAGAAGCTATCCAGGCTGGTCTGTGTACTGCATCTTGTGCTTTGACTGCAAAATGCTTATAATCCAAGAAAAACCGCAGCCTGCCATGGGAGGAAATAGCCAGCAACCCTCAGGTCTCAAAATAGGATCATTGCTTATCAGGCTGATCACTGTCCTTGGCTGGCATCTTTCATTGCCAAGTACTTCCCAAAGGCAGGCAGccacattatccccatttcacaggtgggtaaactgaagcacaggcaGGGGAAAGCGAATCACTCAAGGTTTCGCAGGAGAGCTGGGAGTAGAGCCCAGGTCTTCTCGTGCCCTAACCACTAGTCCGTGGTCCCTTCCTAGAGAGTGGATTTCTTGGTCCGAATGGGTTCATGGGTTTTGGAGGCTCAAGGCCCAAACGTAAGGCAGATGATAGCATTGAAGATGCCCtctaaatctttttctttactGTGAACGGGCCTCGGCCGATGGGGGGTTTGGAACCTGGCTGATTTCAGGTGTTACTTTTGGAAGTGCCCTGTGACTGCATGCCCCAGTTGATATAGCACTGGACTGGCATTGCAGAAGACCTggggtctgttcctggctctggcctgctgggtgaacaAGTTGCTTCACTGTCCCATGTCTGTTTCCCCGTCAGTAAAATGGGGTAATGACACTGCCCTcatttgtcaagtgctttgagatctgtgggtgAAAAGCACTACTTAAGAGCTAGGCATGATGATGATTATGAGATCACCCTGTGTGGGTGTGGGTACTGCCTTGTCCCAAAGGGTTCAGGGAAACCTCATGCCTTATGCTGGCTGAGGAAATAAGATTGTAACTCTGGGAAACTTTGGAGTTGGGACTTTTTCCCCCAGCCATGCATCAAGCTAGGAGTCTGCCCCTGTGGCTGTGAGTTAGCAGGAGCCTTCTGGCCCATTGGTGTCTGTTTCTAATGGCTAATAAGTGTCTCTCTTCTGCCGCTTGCCAGATGGACTGTAACTCCCGGAGTAACAATTCTGCCAGCAGCAACACAGCCCCAACAAGCCGATCGCGCAAACCTGGTGCGGTCATAGAGAGCTTCGTTAACCACGCTCCTGGGGTCTTCTCAGGGACCTTCTCTGGTACGTTGAGAGCCCAGGGGACACTGGGCCCAACTTTCCTCTTACCAGTGCTGGTGTGATGCCATGGGCAAGTGCCGGTGCGCATGGCTGGGGAATTGGAGTCTGTCTCTTTTCATGCTGCTTGTGCAGaacaatggggaggggagagccagggctggaCCAGGGCCCAGGTTGGTTGGCATGGTGAGGGAAACTTTtggtggccaatgagagctgaaTTTGATGGGTCTCTTCCTACCTCAGCATCCTGCCTGGGATGGGGGCTCATGCCAGCTTTGGCTGCTAGCCTTCCTGGGAGATTCAGTGCATcgacaccccctgcccccccatccttGACCCAGGGCTCTGCACTGTGTTCTGGGGCCACGGGTTGGTCACAAAGATGCTTATGGGGAGCTCCTGAGGGGTGGCACAGTGTGTGCCAAGGGTTGGGCTCAGCTACTGCCCCCCCAGCATCCCCTACAGGCAGCATGGCATGACATGTCCCCTCgcctcttctcctctgcaggcACTTTGCACCCCAACTGCCAGGACAGCAGCGGGCGGCCCCGGCGTGACATCGGCACCATCCTTCAGATCCTCAATGACCTCCTGAGCGCCACGCGGCACTACCAGGGCATGCCTCAGTCCCTGACTCAGCTGCGGTGTCAGACGCAGTGCGCCCCCTCCTCGCACCCGCCCTCTCCAGACTCCGCCAGCAAAACTACCTCAGAGAAGCTGACGTCCGCTGTGGCCTCGCAGCCCCTGCACTCCGTGGTCCAGTGCCAGAGCCAAATCAGGATGTGCAAGCCCAGTGGTGAGTCCTGCCCCATGACTGCCCCCCACGTGGCCCTGTGGCCTCGTGCTGTAGCTGGGTTTGCTTGTCCCTGTTGGCTGAGCTGTGGCTTTGCAGCTCGTCCCAGACCTCGTCATTAGGGATGCTGTGATGTGCCCATGCCGACCGGGCCTGGGTGATGCTGGGTCCTGGCAGCTCATTGATATTTTTTTCAGTGGTGTGTAGACGGAGGTGCAGCCGAGTGAAAGTTAAAGGCCATCAGAGGCAAGAGGCTGGTTCTGTTGATCATCTTAGCTGGGATAGGCCAGTGCCAAG includes:
- the MIDN gene encoding midnolin yields the protein MDQQPSARSCSRGAPACEAVPNEPSMNLYINTTTGTRYELSVPVEETVEGLKRRLSQRLKVPKERLALLHKESRLSSGKLQDLGVVEGSKLTLVPTVEAGLMSQASRPEQSVMQALESLTETQVNDFLSGRSPLTLALRVGDHMMFVQLQLAAQQSGGQLQHRHVIASRGEPGAAAGPTPQCRTLHGGASSNFARIPVVPTCQQSPAPSAQGTPMYCNAAHPAPVTAGMFRSHGASTQTVNSSVVSSCSEMDCNSRSNNSASSNTAPTSRSRKPGAVIESFVNHAPGVFSGTFSGTLHPNCQDSSGRPRRDIGTILQILNDLLSATRHYQGMPQSLTQLRCQTQCAPSSHPPSPDSASKTTSEKLTSAVASQPLHSVVQCQSQIRMCKPSGDRLRQTENRATRCKVERLQLLMQQKRLRRKARRDARAPYHWLPNRKSSRTNSNSSVSSEGSLDLDFEDSVWKPEVKADLKSEFVVA